The following are encoded in a window of Amaranthus tricolor cultivar Red isolate AtriRed21 chromosome 2, ASM2621246v1, whole genome shotgun sequence genomic DNA:
- the LOC130805881 gene encoding acidic endochitinase SE2 encodes MASKIVPISFLFSLLFFTQFHSLYGSQIAIYWGQNGDEGTLSDTCNSGNYGIIILAFLATFGNGQAPTLNLAGHCDPATNCNTLSTDIKTCQQSGIKVLLSLGGGAGGYSLSSTDEANQLANYIWNNYLGGQSSTRPLGDAVLDGVDFDIETNDNRFWDDLARALSSHNNGQKSVYLSAAPQCPFPDASLDNAINTGLFDYVWVQFYNNPPCQYDNSADNLLSAWNQWTSVQAGQVFLGLPASSDAASSGFIPIDALTSQVLPTIKGSAKYGGVMLWSKAYDDGYSSAIKSSI; translated from the coding sequence ATGGCATCCAAAATTGTACCAATTTCATTCCTATTTTCTCTCTTATTCTTTACCCAATTCCACTCCTTATATGGCTCCCAAATAGCCATATATTGGGGCCAAAACGGCGACGAAGGAACCTTATCCGACACATGTAACTCCGGAAACTATGGAATCATAATCCTAGCTTTCCTAGCCACTTTTGGCAATGGGCAAGCCCCAACACTAAACCTAGCAGGGCATTGTGACCCTGCCACAAACTGCAACACTCTAAGCACCGACATCAAAACCTGCCAACAATCAGGCATTAAAGTCCTCCTTTCTTTAGGCGGCGGTGCCGGGGGCTACTCACTCTCCTCAACCGATGAAGCAAACCAACTAGCTAATTACATCTGGAACAACTATCTAGGGGGTCAGTCTAGTACCCGACCCCTTGGAGACGCGGTTTTAGATGGTGTCGATTTTGATATCGAGACTAACGACAACAGATTTTGGGATGATCTAGCAAGAGCCTTAAGTAGTCATAATAATGGTCAGAAATCAGTGTACTTATCAGCTGCTCCTCAGTGTCCTTTCCCTGATGCTAGCTTAGACAATGCTATAAATACAGGGCTATTTGATTATGTTTGGGTACAATTCTACAATAATCCACCTTGCCAATATGATAATAGTGCTGATAATTTGTTGAGCGCGTGGAATCAATGGACATCTGTTCAGGCAGGTCAGGTGTTTCTCGGACTGCCTGCGTCTAGTGATGCTGCGAGTAGTGGTTTTATTCCGATTGATGCGCTTACGTCTCAAGTTCTGCCCACAATTAAGGGGTCAGCCAAATATGGAGGTGTTATGTTGTGGTCGAAGGCGTATGATGATGGGTATAGTAGTGCTATTAAAAGCAGTATTTGA
- the LOC130805454 gene encoding uncharacterized protein LOC130805454, whose protein sequence is MASAASELTWLVRLLEELCVSDLKPITLHCDNQSAIYIAKNLVFHDRTKHIKVDCHFTRDKVLEGLIQLTYLPTKSQLADLFTKALPSPHFKHLLSNLGLVDTTNMSSSSGSSRAIGNSQPTRCYCGMQIAMMRSWTPKNPGHRFMACKLYDIESGRRGCSFFRWIDADQVEWQRVTIYELVEATKELRNEVNVLRSRLSRSEYEKSCLVAEFGSEVAKAAAKVAGDGFDGGHVGRLKLAKKCSKAQFLAFLVVLFLGTLFKIMD, encoded by the exons ATGGCATCTGCAGCAAGTGAACTGACTTGGTTAGTAAGATTGCTTGAGGAATTATGTGTCTCTGATTTAAAACCTATAACTCTGCATTGTGATAATCAGTCAGCCATATACATTGCCAAGAATCTAGTCTTTCATGATAGAACAAAACACATTAAGGTTGATTGCCATTTCACGAGAGACAAGGTTTTGGAAGGATTAATTCAGTTGACTTACCTCCCCACTAAGTCACAACTTGCTGATCTCTTCACTAAGGCCTTACCATCTCCTCATTTCAAACACCTATTGTCCAATCTAGGCTTGGTAGACACTACCAA TATGTCTTCTTCTAGTGGTTCTTCTCGTGCCATTGGGAACTCACAACCTACTAGATGCTACTGTGGGATGCAAATTGCGATGATGAGGTCTTGGACCCCCAAAAATCCTGGTCATAGGTTCATGGCTTGTAAATTATATGACATTGAAAGTGGAAGAAGGGGTTGCTCGTTCTTCAGGTGGATTGATGCTGATCAAGTAGAGTGGCAAAGGGTTACAATTTATGAGTTGGTGGAGGCGACGAAGGAACTAAGGAATGAAGTGAATGTGCTGAGGAGTCGGTTGAGTAGGTCGGAGTATGAGAAATCATGTCTTGTTGCTGAGTTCGGATCAGAGGTTGCGAAGGCTGCTGCAAAGGTTGCTGGTGATGGATTTGACGGTGGGCATGTTGGGAGGTTGAAGCTGGCCAAAAAGTGCAGCAAAGCtcaatttttggcttttttggttgttttatttttaggaaCTCTATTTAAGATTATGGACTAG